Within the Thermoanaerobaculia bacterium genome, the region CGCCGCGGCGTCGACGATCGGTCACGAGATGTCGCACGGCTTCGACGACGAGGGCCGGCAGTACGACGCCGAAGGGAACCTCCGCGACTGGTGGACCAAGGACGACGCCGACCGCTTCCGGTCGCGCGCCGAGCGGATGGTCGTCCAGTTCGACGCGTTCGAACCGCTCCCGGGAATGCACGTCAACGGCAAGGCGAGCCTCGGGGAGAACATCGCGGATCTCGGCGGCGTTCTCGTCGGCCTCGACGCGTTCGAGAAGACGGAGCAATACCGGAAAGGCCAGAAGATCGCGGGATTCACGCCGCTCCAGAGATACTTCCTCGGCTATGCGCTTTCCTGGCTCGGCCAGATCCGGAAGGAGAGGCTCGCCCGGGCCCTTCTCTCCGACGTGCACGCGCCGGAGAAGTGGCGCGTCAACGGGCCGCTCGCGAACGTCCCGGAATTCGACGGGGCGTTCGGAGTGAAGCCGGGGGATCCGATGTGGAGGCCGGAAGAGGTTCGCGTCCGCATCTGGTAGGGCGGGGGTTCGCCTCTCCGGCGCTGCGACGGGCCGGATCGCGGCGCGGCGATCGGCCTCTTCCGACCTCTTTCTGATGCACCTGGATCTTCACGCGGCGCCGTCCATCGGCCTAGGCTCGATGGCTCGAGGTGACTCATGCCGATCGACCGCATCTCTCGATCGTGCGCCGCCGCGCTCGCCGCCCTTCTCGCCGGCGGAGCGGCGATCGCGCAGGCGCCCGCCGGGTCCGCGCCGACACTCGCCCTTCTCGGACAGAAGATCTTCTTCGATACGTCGCTGTCGCGCCCGGCCGGACAGGCGTGCGCCGACTGTCACGGCCCCGCGGTCGGATTCACCGGCCCGAACGAGCGTGTGAACCGGGGCGGGGGCGTGTATCCCGGCGCGGTTCACGGACGCTTCGGGAACCGGAAACCGCCCAGCGCCGCCTATGCCGCCGCGCCGACGCTGGCGACGCGCAGCGAGGAGGGCGAGACCGTCTTCTTCGGCGGGAGTTTCTGGGACGGCCGCGCGACCGGCGCCCGTCTCGACAGCGCTCTCGCCGAGCAGGCCCTCGGTCCGTTCCTGAATCCGCTCGAACAGAACATGCCCGACGCGGCCGCGGTCGTCGCGGCGGTCTGCTCGGGACCGAACGGCGGACTGCTGCGGCGGGTCGCCAAGGACGAACGCCGAGTCGCCGACGCGTGCGCTCCGGGGCAGGCCGCGGCCGCGTACGACGTGATCGGTCTTGCGATCGCCGCCTACGAGACCTCGCCGGCGGCACAGCCCTTTTCCTCGCGCTACGATCGTTATCTCGCGGGCACGGAGAAGCTGACCCCGCAGGAGATGAAGGGGCTCTCGCTCTTCGGCGGCAAGGGGAAATGCGGCGAATGCCATCCTCACGAGCGCAGGAACGGGCAGGCGCCGCTCTTCACGGATTTCACGTACGACAACATCGGCCTGCCGGCAAATCCCGCCAACCCGTTCTATGCGATGGGCGCCGAATACAACCCGGACGGGAAGACGTGGAAGGACCCCGGGCTCGGCGGGTATCTGAAGAACGAGCCGCGATGGGCTTCGCTCGCGCCGCGGAACATGGGGAAATTCAAGGTTCCGACGCTCCGCAACGTCGATCGCCGTCCGTCGCCGGGATTCGTCAAGGCATACGGTCACAACGGCGTCTTCAAGAGCCTCGAGGAGGTCGTCCACTTCTACAACACGCGTGACGTTCTCCCCGTCTGCGGGGCACGAAAGGGCCTCGTGGCGGGGAAGGGCTGCTGGCCGGCTTCCGAGGAGCCGCGGAACCTCGAGCACGAAAAGACCGGCAGACTGGGATTGACCGCCGACGAGGAGACCGCGATCGTCGCGTTCCTGAAGACGTTGAGCGACGAAGGGGCTCCACGCCGGTAGCGCGCGCCGCTCCCTGCTACGATTCGGCCGATGCTCGGGCGCTTCGTCCAGGACTGCGCCGTTCTCTTCGCGACGATCGACCCGATCGGGTCCGTCCTCGTCTTCGTCGCGGTCACGCGGGGACACGGCGAGGCGCAGAGGCGCCGCATCGCGCTCAAGGCGGTCCTGATCGCGGGGGCGATCCTCCTGGCGTTCATGGTCCTCGGGGAAGTCCTGCTCGCTTCGATGCACGTCGCGCTCCGCTCGTTCCAGATTGCGGGGGCGCTCTTCCTCTTCTTCTTCGGGGCCCAGCTCACGTTCGGGCAGGGAGCGCACACGACGGGCGCCGCGGAGCCCGGCCACGATCTGGCGGTGTTTCCGATGGCGGTGCCGGCGATCGCGAGCCCCGGCGCGATCACGGCGATCGTGGTGCTCACCAACAACGACGTCTTCAGCATTCCCATGCAGGCGATGACGGCCGTCGCGCTCCTGCTCGTTCTGGGATTCACCGCGTTGATGCTCCTCGGCGCGTCCTTCGTCCACCGGATCCTCGGCAACTCCGGCGCGTCGGTGCTGATCCGGATACTCGGGCTGATCCTCGCGTCGCTCGCCGTCCAGATGCTGGTCGAAGCGCTCCGGGGCTCGGGCCTGTCGGCGCCGCCGATTCCTTCCTGAACGGCGTGGGACACGGATGAATCTCGCGGACGCGCTGCCGTCCCTGCTTCCGCGGGCGATCGCGTGGGCGGAAGCAGAGGCGCGTCGGGCGGCACGCGAAGGCGAACCGCTGGCTTGCGACGGGCTCGCACTCGCCTCGCGCGCGGGCGTTGGCGAAACGGAGCGGATTCGTATCCTGGTCGTCGACGAGCTCCCGCGGCCGGACGATCCGGCGCTGTCCGATGCGGTTCGCGAGGCCGGTTTTTTCCCGCCCGAAACGATCGGGCTCACCCTCGGTCATGCCGTCTTCCTTCGCGGCGGGCACGTCTCGCGCCGGGCGCTTTCGCACGAGCTCCGGCACGTGGCGCAATACGAGAAGGCGGGCGGAATCGCGGGTTTTCTGCCGGTCTACGTTCGCCAGGTGCTGGAATTCGGCTATGCGGCCGCGCCGCTCGAAGAGGATGCGCGGCGACACGAGGCCGACGGATTCGCCGATTCCTCCGCCGCGGCGCTCCCCGGGTTATTTAATCAATCCAATCAATGACTTGCGCAGGCCAGAATGGCCGGGTTCGGGCGCTTGACAGTGGGCCCCGACCCGCCTATCATGCGCTTCCCTTCACGGGACAGGCTCTTTCAAGACTAGGAAATCCGGGGCGCGAAGCACGCCTCTGCGGGCGAAGGTTCGCCGGCGGGGAGTCGGGACAAACGCTTCGAAAGGCTCGCTGATGCAGATTTCGATTGACA harbors:
- a CDS encoding cytochrome c peroxidase, whose product is MPIDRISRSCAAALAALLAGGAAIAQAPAGSAPTLALLGQKIFFDTSLSRPAGQACADCHGPAVGFTGPNERVNRGGGVYPGAVHGRFGNRKPPSAAYAAAPTLATRSEEGETVFFGGSFWDGRATGARLDSALAEQALGPFLNPLEQNMPDAAAVVAAVCSGPNGGLLRRVAKDERRVADACAPGQAAAAYDVIGLAIAAYETSPAAQPFSSRYDRYLAGTEKLTPQEMKGLSLFGGKGKCGECHPHERRNGQAPLFTDFTYDNIGLPANPANPFYAMGAEYNPDGKTWKDPGLGGYLKNEPRWASLAPRNMGKFKVPTLRNVDRRPSPGFVKAYGHNGVFKSLEEVVHFYNTRDVLPVCGARKGLVAGKGCWPASEEPRNLEHEKTGRLGLTADEETAIVAFLKTLSDEGAPRR
- a CDS encoding MarC family protein codes for the protein MLGRFVQDCAVLFATIDPIGSVLVFVAVTRGHGEAQRRRIALKAVLIAGAILLAFMVLGEVLLASMHVALRSFQIAGALFLFFFGAQLTFGQGAHTTGAAEPGHDLAVFPMAVPAIASPGAITAIVVLTNNDVFSIPMQAMTAVALLLVLGFTALMLLGASFVHRILGNSGASVLIRILGLILASLAVQMLVEALRGSGLSAPPIPS